One Paenibacillus riograndensis SBR5 DNA segment encodes these proteins:
- a CDS encoding NAD(P)H-binding protein, with translation MKILVLGSLGNINRYYLPRLIADGHDVTVITSSSDRIADIEALGAKSAVGSNRDADFLTRAFKGSDVVYLMISGINPASGIDMWQSAIELAENYKTAVQNSGVKNVVNLSSVGADNPNAGILYMYHFAEDALNSLEDVNVAHIRPVGFYSNLFADMQSLKTMQTLFSPVSANIEHSWVSPIDIADVAYDLIDHTPAGKSTKFVVSDWATGNDWLKALAENGIEAKYQQIPIEALVENMIKLGFHEDTANRFAQMSRAGESPDEFYASLRATDYHLGKVKLEDFAKIFAAIYKEER, from the coding sequence ATGAAAATCTTAGTACTTGGCTCACTTGGCAATATTAATCGTTACTATCTTCCACGCCTTATCGCTGATGGACACGACGTCACGGTCATCACAAGCTCTAGTGACCGTATCGCCGACATCGAAGCGCTCGGTGCCAAATCAGCAGTCGGCTCAAACCGGGACGCCGACTTCCTTACCCGGGCTTTCAAAGGTAGCGACGTTGTTTATCTCATGATTTCAGGCATCAATCCTGCCTCCGGCATCGACATGTGGCAGAGCGCCATCGAGCTCGCTGAAAATTATAAGACCGCCGTGCAAAATTCGGGCGTGAAAAACGTCGTCAACCTCAGCTCAGTCGGTGCTGACAACCCTAACGCTGGCATCCTTTACATGTATCATTTTGCAGAAGACGCGCTTAACTCGCTTGAAGACGTGAACGTTGCTCATATTCGTCCTGTCGGCTTTTACAGCAATCTTTTTGCCGACATGCAAAGCCTCAAAACGATGCAAACCCTCTTTAGTCCAGTTTCGGCTAATATAGAGCACAGTTGGGTCAGCCCCATTGATATTGCGGATGTCGCTTACGACCTGATTGATCACACCCCAGCGGGCAAAAGTACGAAATTCGTCGTTAGCGACTGGGCCACAGGCAACGACTGGCTCAAGGCTCTTGCCGAGAATGGTATCGAAGCCAAATACCAACAAATCCCTATCGAAGCCCTCGTTGAAAATATGATAAAACTAGGCTTCCACGAAGACACCGCTAACCGCTTCGCCCAGATGAGCCGCGCCGGTGAGAGCCCTGATGAATTTTACGCCAGTCTGCGCGCCACCGACTACCACCTGGGCAAAGTCAAGCTCGAAGACTTCGCGAAAATTTTTGCTGCTATATATAAGGAGGAAAGATGA
- a CDS encoding TetR/AcrR family transcriptional regulator has product MIKLKSKEKLQAAATKLFMEKGYENTTVQEIASLAGVTERTFFRQFKDKSDVLFDTNNELGQRVAAFITDNVDVEKKPLKLAVEGFVSTSGFFEGSRERVLARNQIIQSNPDLQERELLKGQRLIASVTNSLAATYDSDLSELAARFAVGIFHMAFMKWIKSAEKGLAEQLLTVYELYENSFCCVD; this is encoded by the coding sequence ATGATAAAATTGAAAAGCAAAGAAAAATTACAGGCGGCGGCCACCAAATTATTTATGGAAAAAGGCTATGAAAACACGACTGTGCAGGAGATTGCGAGTCTTGCGGGTGTGACAGAACGAACCTTTTTCCGGCAGTTCAAGGACAAGTCGGATGTGCTTTTTGACACAAACAATGAGCTGGGGCAGCGGGTCGCGGCTTTTATCACGGACAATGTTGACGTCGAGAAAAAACCGCTGAAGCTTGCGGTTGAAGGCTTTGTGTCGACTTCCGGGTTCTTCGAAGGCTCGCGGGAGAGGGTGCTGGCGCGGAATCAAATTATTCAAAGCAACCCTGATCTGCAGGAACGGGAGCTGTTGAAGGGGCAACGGCTCATTGCGTCTGTCACAAACTCGTTAGCGGCCACCTATGATAGCGATCTGTCGGAGCTTGCCGCACGATTTGCGGTTGGAATTTTTCACATGGCATTTATGAAATGGATTAAAAGCGCAGAGAAGGGCCTTGCGGAGCAACTGCTCACTGTCTATGAGTTATATGAGAACTCGTTTTGTTGCGTGGATTGA
- a CDS encoding right-handed parallel beta-helix repeat-containing protein — translation MEYHVAIQGSDQAPGTEAQPFRTISRAAAIAEPGDNITVHAGVYREWVNPANGGTKEQRIVYQSAGDGEVVITGAEPVADWKDEGDGVWRTEVPNSLFVIRNPYQTKLHGDWLFEGAFEPHLGEVYLDGKSLYESDSANKLHNPQIWPQAKCAEDSLMQWYAEASSTTTTIWANFGGKDPRQENVEINVRPYCFWPEKTGRNYITVRGFTLQQASPQWAPPTALQEGLIGPHWSKGWIIENNVINESKCTGISLGKDITAGPNEYSNNRSKGGTQREQEVIFRALRKDWHKDHIGSHIVRNNVIHDCEQAGIVGHLGAAFSRIYQNRIYNIHHKRIFHGAEVGGIKLHAALDTQICGNVIYSSYRALWLDWQAQGTRISRNIFYDNLSEDLFVEVCHGPYMVDHNLFLSPMNFRNMAQGGAFVHNLFTGRFVVRSELTRYTPYHMPHETAVAGYSNITGGDDRYYNNIFIGDDDPGKEPLPMTFFEHLPLTPREDMDYGDAAVMDGVPDNSRCYLHPAGLGGYNDYPSAHQKQWWEYTKEEIAALKESGKQWQPDKMALPVTIQGNLYLKAAVPSAHESNAKVYVNNGIEIEIDPATCRVQVHVHSPEIIRGAAPTVVTTNLLGRSYHAEMHYEKPDGSPYRFDHDFFHKLRPEKNVTPGPFEIFGNSLVKMPEAQICRSDCSATLELHVGFTF, via the coding sequence GTGGAATATCATGTTGCAATTCAAGGAAGCGATCAAGCGCCGGGTACGGAGGCACAACCTTTCCGCACTATTTCCCGTGCTGCGGCTATAGCGGAGCCGGGAGATAACATAACCGTGCATGCCGGTGTTTACAGGGAATGGGTCAACCCGGCCAATGGAGGAACAAAGGAACAGAGGATTGTATACCAATCTGCCGGGGATGGAGAAGTGGTTATCACGGGTGCTGAGCCTGTGGCTGACTGGAAAGACGAAGGGGACGGTGTCTGGAGGACGGAGGTACCAAACAGTCTGTTTGTCATCCGCAACCCTTATCAGACTAAATTGCACGGTGATTGGTTGTTTGAAGGTGCGTTCGAGCCGCATCTGGGGGAAGTGTATCTTGACGGAAAATCCCTATATGAAAGTGACAGCGCTAACAAACTGCACAATCCCCAGATTTGGCCGCAGGCCAAATGTGCGGAGGACTCTTTGATGCAATGGTACGCGGAAGCAAGCTCAACTACCACTACCATATGGGCGAACTTTGGAGGCAAGGACCCCCGCCAAGAGAATGTGGAAATTAATGTGCGCCCTTATTGCTTCTGGCCTGAGAAGACCGGCCGCAACTATATTACCGTCAGGGGTTTTACTCTCCAGCAGGCATCCCCCCAGTGGGCCCCGCCAACGGCTTTGCAAGAAGGGCTTATAGGTCCCCATTGGAGTAAAGGCTGGATTATTGAGAATAACGTGATCAATGAGTCCAAATGTACAGGTATCAGCCTAGGTAAAGATATAACTGCCGGGCCGAACGAATACTCGAACAATCGCAGCAAAGGCGGAACGCAACGGGAGCAGGAGGTTATTTTCCGTGCATTGCGCAAGGATTGGCATAAGGATCATATCGGAAGCCATATTGTCCGCAACAACGTAATTCATGATTGTGAACAGGCTGGAATCGTTGGACATTTAGGTGCTGCTTTTAGCCGGATCTACCAGAACCGCATTTATAATATTCACCACAAGCGCATCTTTCACGGCGCAGAAGTGGGGGGAATCAAACTCCATGCCGCTCTGGATACCCAGATTTGCGGGAATGTCATCTATAGCTCCTATCGGGCACTTTGGCTGGATTGGCAGGCGCAAGGCACCCGCATCAGCCGAAATATCTTTTATGACAATCTGTCCGAGGATCTCTTTGTGGAGGTCTGCCACGGGCCTTATATGGTGGATCATAACCTGTTCCTGTCGCCTATGAACTTCCGCAATATGGCCCAAGGCGGTGCGTTTGTTCACAATCTGTTTACCGGCAGATTTGTGGTGCGGTCCGAACTTACCCGCTATACTCCCTACCATATGCCTCATGAGACAGCGGTTGCCGGGTACAGCAACATCACGGGCGGCGACGACAGGTATTACAATAACATATTTATAGGTGATGACGATCCGGGCAAAGAGCCGCTGCCTATGACCTTTTTTGAGCACCTGCCGCTCACCCCAAGGGAGGATATGGATTACGGAGATGCCGCGGTGATGGATGGTGTACCGGATAACTCCCGCTGTTATCTTCATCCTGCCGGATTGGGCGGCTACAACGATTACCCGAGTGCTCATCAAAAGCAGTGGTGGGAATATACCAAGGAAGAAATTGCGGCTTTAAAGGAATCCGGAAAGCAATGGCAGCCCGATAAGATGGCACTCCCCGTTACGATACAGGGCAATCTGTATTTGAAGGCCGCAGTGCCCAGTGCTCATGAATCAAATGCAAAGGTTTATGTCAACAACGGGATCGAGATCGAAATCGATCCGGCGACTTGCAGGGTACAAGTTCATGTTCACAGTCCTGAAATAATACGTGGTGCAGCTCCTACGGTAGTCACAACTAATCTTCTCGGCAGAAGCTATCACGCCGAGATGCACTATGAGAAACCGGATGGATCTCCTTACCGTTTCGACCACGACTTTTTTCATAAGCTGCGCCCTGAAAAAAATGTAACACCCGGACCATTTGAAATATTTGGCAACAGTCTGGTGAAAATGCCGGAAGCCCAAATTTGCCGCAGTGACTGCTCTGCTACACTAGAGCTGCACGTGGGATTTACATTCTAA
- a CDS encoding suppressor of fused domain protein, with amino-acid sequence MNFFKKLFGGNEIGKSEDGTTIYGYDAPDERQVTPPSEILYMEELNEHFNKVFPNRETGVFHELISDIVHIDVNIMEATPDEPYRVLYTNGMSDLPMTLPQEIRKEYKHLERTELMMFLPADWPLTQKDFEAEENYWPIRLMKMLARFPHMYQTWLGYGHTIPNTEDYEPYAPNTELSGAILFALPEEVSTVHTKDGNQVQVYFLVPLYREEMEFKLESGMDELVAKLSELPGDFLVLNPNRPNACK; translated from the coding sequence ATGAACTTTTTCAAAAAACTGTTTGGCGGCAATGAAATAGGTAAATCGGAAGACGGTACCACAATTTACGGCTATGACGCTCCGGATGAGCGGCAGGTTACGCCTCCCTCCGAAATTTTGTACATGGAAGAATTAAACGAACATTTTAATAAAGTCTTTCCAAACCGAGAAACCGGCGTGTTCCATGAACTGATTTCAGACATCGTACATATTGATGTGAACATTATGGAAGCTACACCTGATGAGCCATACCGAGTGCTGTACACCAATGGGATGAGCGATCTGCCGATGACACTCCCACAGGAGATCCGTAAAGAGTACAAGCATCTTGAACGCACGGAGCTGATGATGTTTTTGCCGGCAGACTGGCCGCTTACGCAGAAGGATTTTGAAGCGGAGGAGAACTACTGGCCGATCCGCCTGATGAAGATGCTTGCCCGGTTCCCGCATATGTATCAGACGTGGCTTGGATACGGCCATACCATCCCCAACACGGAGGATTACGAGCCATATGCGCCTAACACTGAGCTGTCCGGCGCGATCCTGTTTGCTCTGCCGGAAGAGGTTAGCACAGTCCATACGAAAGATGGCAATCAGGTTCAGGTTTATTTCCTGGTTCCGCTTTACCGGGAGGAAATGGAATTCAAACTGGAGTCCGGTATGGATGAACTGGTTGCCAAGCTGTCCGAGCTTCCCGGTGATTTCCTCGTTCTGAATCCGAATAGGCCCAATGCTTGTAAATAA
- a CDS encoding Crp/Fnr family transcriptional regulator yields the protein MNNLDSLCQSRLFSGISPNDIPQMLKCLSATRKEYAKDEMVVREGDLVDDVGIILQGSAQSTKLSVKGKQIIVSLHYPGGYTAVLTAASRGRRCPMSVQAIEPLEILFIPIKSILSRCTKLCMAHEQLLGNLFDSIAERALELHDRNDCLIMPTIRDKVLTYLTRVMRETGTETFTIPFDREAMAEYLDVDRSALSRELAWMKRDGLIDFYRNEFKLLQKAVE from the coding sequence ATGAACAACTTAGATTCCCTATGTCAATCACGTTTATTTTCGGGGATTTCCCCAAATGATATTCCCCAAATGCTTAAATGTCTGTCAGCCACACGGAAAGAATATGCAAAAGATGAGATGGTTGTCCGTGAGGGCGATTTAGTGGATGATGTCGGCATCATATTGCAGGGTAGCGCTCAAAGTACGAAATTGAGCGTCAAGGGAAAACAAATTATTGTATCCCTCCATTATCCGGGTGGATATACCGCAGTTTTAACAGCGGCTAGCCGTGGAAGAAGATGCCCTATGTCAGTACAGGCGATAGAACCACTTGAAATTCTGTTTATTCCTATCAAAAGCATATTGAGCCGTTGTACGAAGTTATGTATGGCACACGAACAATTACTTGGCAATCTTTTTGATAGTATCGCAGAACGGGCGTTAGAACTGCATGACCGAAATGATTGTCTGATTATGCCTACTATTCGGGATAAGGTCTTAACTTATTTAACAAGAGTTATGCGTGAAACTGGAACAGAAACTTTTACTATTCCTTTTGATAGAGAAGCGATGGCCGAGTATTTAGATGTAGATCGAAGTGCTTTATCCAGAGAGCTTGCATGGATGAAGCGGGACGGCTTGATTGACTTTTATAGAAACGAATTTAAGCTATTGCAAAAAGCAGTAGAATAA
- a CDS encoding lactate utilization protein: MQGKENSIKARNRLLASKVIKNLQSRKFEAYYCDNAIEAVEKALSFIPEHSSVSWGGSVTLEEIGLLNRIRQGSYMITDRDKAQTMEERYDLMRQSLLCDTYLTSFNAVSEDGILVNIDSVGNRTAAITFGPKSVIAIVGMNKVCKAAEDAVIRARTYAAPINVYRCSCSSSPFLHSPQKTPCLINGACGDCKTDDCICSYIVQTRMCKPAGRIKVILVGESLGF; this comes from the coding sequence ATGCAAGGGAAAGAAAATTCAATAAAAGCGAGAAATAGACTTTTAGCCTCAAAGGTTATTAAAAATCTGCAAAGCAGAAAGTTTGAGGCTTATTACTGTGATAACGCCATAGAAGCTGTAGAAAAGGCACTATCATTTATTCCGGAACATTCTTCGGTATCATGGGGCGGGTCAGTCACGCTTGAGGAAATCGGGCTTCTTAATCGAATACGTCAAGGCAGCTATATGATCACTGATCGTGATAAAGCGCAAACAATGGAGGAACGTTATGACCTCATGCGCCAATCTCTTTTGTGCGACACCTATTTAACGAGCTTTAACGCCGTTAGCGAAGATGGCATATTGGTCAATATAGATAGTGTGGGCAATCGAACAGCGGCGATTACCTTTGGACCGAAAAGTGTTATTGCTATCGTTGGGATGAATAAGGTTTGCAAGGCCGCTGAAGACGCAGTTATAAGAGCCAGAACATATGCGGCTCCCATTAATGTATACCGCTGTTCGTGTTCGTCCAGCCCATTTTTACATTCGCCGCAAAAAACGCCCTGCCTGATCAATGGTGCTTGCGGAGATTGTAAAACAGATGATTGTATCTGTTCTTACATCGTCCAAACAAGAATGTGTAAACCGGCGGGGAGAATAAAGGTTATCCTCGTTGGTGAATCTTTGGGATTTTGA
- the lpdA gene encoding dihydrolipoyl dehydrogenase, whose product MTNQMGTETLVIGSGPGGYAAAVRSAQLGKKTIVVERGQIGGVCTNVGCIPSKALIAEAHRFHSHKTWSRSGSIDAFLEAQAFKESIVTKQSGGVKYLLQTAGATILEGEASFIDRHTVRIEQPGTELLVSFKHAILATGSRPIELQALPFGNRILSSTEALSLASIPESLIVIGGGYIGVELGQMYAKFGSKVTILEGGQRVLPGFEADLVAPVIKHMSADGITIVTEATAVSAKQDLDGLTLNYIKNDVPYSIRAEYALITVGRKPNTDGGLGLERIGLHPTSKGLIDTDKQCRTEVSNIFAIGDITSGPALAHKASFEANVAAEAIAGLQTIIDYKAIPLVVFSGPELSSVGMSETECKAIAMPAIVGRSSFAINGRALALKSAEGFVKIIAHSESGIILGAQIVGAEASTLISELGLAIEMGATVEDLALTIHPHPTLGEVIMEAAQNAVRKIMKTKIQT is encoded by the coding sequence ATGACCAACCAAATGGGAACAGAAACTTTAGTCATTGGTTCAGGTCCAGGAGGTTATGCAGCAGCGGTAAGATCCGCACAGCTTGGAAAGAAAACGATCGTGGTTGAACGAGGTCAAATAGGTGGAGTGTGTACGAATGTGGGATGTATCCCCTCCAAAGCGTTAATCGCAGAGGCTCACCGCTTCCATTCGCACAAGACATGGAGTCGTTCTGGTTCCATAGATGCCTTCTTGGAGGCACAGGCTTTTAAAGAATCCATTGTCACCAAGCAATCTGGTGGTGTGAAGTACCTGCTACAAACTGCTGGTGCAACGATTTTGGAAGGGGAGGCAAGTTTTATTGATAGACACACTGTCCGGATCGAGCAACCGGGAACGGAGCTGTTGGTATCTTTCAAACATGCGATACTGGCGACAGGTTCTCGTCCGATTGAGTTGCAGGCCTTACCCTTCGGTAATCGCATTTTGTCTTCAACGGAAGCGTTGTCGCTTGCCAGCATTCCTGAAAGCTTGATTGTGATCGGGGGCGGATATATAGGTGTTGAACTGGGACAAATGTATGCCAAATTTGGCAGCAAAGTTACCATTTTGGAGGGAGGACAGCGAGTTTTGCCCGGGTTTGAGGCAGATCTGGTCGCTCCTGTAATCAAGCATATGAGCGCCGACGGGATCACTATTGTAACCGAAGCAACTGCGGTTAGCGCGAAGCAAGATTTGGATGGCTTAACCCTCAATTATATCAAAAATGACGTCCCCTACTCGATCAGAGCAGAATATGCATTAATAACTGTCGGAAGAAAGCCCAACACAGATGGCGGCCTGGGACTAGAACGTATTGGTTTACATCCTACGAGTAAAGGTTTGATTGACACTGACAAACAATGTAGAACAGAAGTTTCGAATATTTTCGCTATCGGGGATATTACCAGCGGTCCTGCGCTTGCACATAAAGCCTCTTTCGAAGCTAATGTTGCAGCCGAAGCTATTGCGGGACTGCAAACGATCATTGATTATAAGGCAATCCCACTTGTCGTATTTTCTGGGCCAGAGTTGTCCAGCGTCGGTATGAGTGAAACAGAGTGCAAAGCAATAGCGATGCCGGCTATCGTCGGAAGATCTTCATTCGCGATAAACGGTAGAGCATTGGCACTCAAATCGGCAGAAGGATTCGTCAAAATAATTGCCCATTCGGAATCGGGGATCATCTTAGGCGCGCAAATTGTGGGAGCAGAAGCTTCAACTCTCATATCGGAGCTTGGTCTTGCAATCGAGATGGGAGCGACTGTTGAAGATTTAGCGTTGACCATCCATCCGCATCCTACATTGGGAGAGGTGATTATGGAGGCTGCGCAGAACGCTGTGAGGAAAATTATGAAAACCAAAATACAAACCTGA
- the ahlS gene encoding AhlS family quorum-quenching N-acyl homoserine lactonase — protein MTNIIKVHPKLYVLDNGRMSMDKNWIIPMHNPATINNPNAQTQFVEFPIYTVLIDHPEGKILFDTACNPNSMGAQGRWAQSTQLSSPWVASEECYLHNRLEQLKIRPEEIKYVVASHLHLDHAGCLELFTNATIIVHEDEFNGALQTYARNEKEGAYVWADIDAWIKNQLQWKTIKPGEDNLDLVDGIKILNFGSGHAWGMLGLQIEMPETGGIILASDAIYTAESFGPPVKPPGIIYDLIGYRNAVEKIRTLAARTNSQVWFGHDTDQFKTLRKSTEGYYE, from the coding sequence ATGACAAATATAATTAAGGTGCATCCCAAGCTATATGTATTGGATAACGGTCGAATGAGCATGGATAAAAATTGGATCATCCCCATGCATAATCCAGCAACAATTAATAATCCGAATGCCCAGACACAATTTGTTGAATTTCCAATTTATACGGTATTGATTGATCATCCTGAGGGGAAAATCTTATTTGATACAGCCTGCAACCCAAACTCAATGGGCGCTCAAGGGCGCTGGGCACAGTCGACCCAACTGTCGTCTCCATGGGTGGCAAGCGAGGAATGTTACCTGCATAACCGATTGGAACAGCTTAAGATTAGACCTGAGGAAATCAAGTATGTTGTTGCCTCCCACTTACATCTGGATCATGCAGGATGCCTCGAATTGTTCACGAACGCGACCATTATCGTCCATGAGGATGAGTTTAATGGAGCACTGCAGACCTACGCCCGCAATGAAAAAGAAGGAGCCTATGTGTGGGCTGATATTGATGCATGGATCAAAAACCAGCTGCAATGGAAAACGATCAAACCGGGAGAAGACAATTTGGATCTGGTGGATGGTATCAAAATCTTGAATTTCGGAAGCGGTCATGCATGGGGAATGTTAGGTCTTCAGATCGAAATGCCAGAAACCGGCGGAATCATTTTAGCTTCCGATGCCATTTATACCGCGGAAAGTTTTGGTCCTCCGGTCAAGCCGCCTGGTATTATTTATGATCTGATCGGCTATCGAAACGCAGTAGAGAAAATTCGTACTTTGGCTGCCCGCACGAATTCCCAAGTGTGGTTCGGGCATGATACGGATCAATTCAAAACTTTGAGAAAATCTACTGAAGGATATTATGAATAA
- a CDS encoding winged helix-turn-helix transcriptional regulator translates to MAHSSTTKQSDISLSNCGYSKVLDIISNKWSALVIYTMEDGKIRYGEMLRRVEGISKKMLTQTVRKLERDGVVQRHITPTVPLSVEYSLTILGETLLQPMKELRQWGRENYTQVVEARVKYDSAYSPGSH, encoded by the coding sequence TTGGCACATTCATCAACAACTAAACAATCTGATATTTCGTTATCTAATTGCGGCTATAGCAAAGTTCTTGACATTATCTCTAACAAGTGGTCAGCACTTGTTATATATACCATGGAAGACGGTAAAATCAGATATGGAGAAATGCTTCGGAGGGTTGAGGGGATATCTAAAAAAATGCTTACCCAGACGGTACGCAAGCTGGAACGTGATGGAGTGGTTCAACGACACATTACTCCTACTGTACCTCTAAGTGTCGAGTATTCACTAACAATATTAGGGGAAACATTGCTTCAGCCGATGAAAGAGTTAAGGCAGTGGGGAAGAGAAAATTACACTCAAGTTGTAGAGGCGCGAGTTAAGTATGACTCTGCTTATAGTCCTGGTTCACATTAA
- a CDS encoding GNAT family N-acetyltransferase → MEKSSHVYMVTDRLVIRQFGLQDTESFYKYRANPAVAQFQSWENYTYEDAESFVSKQMDHTPGQPGTWFQFAIVSADSDQLIGDCALHTLLDEPRIVELGFTLAPDHQGNGYIHEALEAILNYIFRMLGKHKAIAFTDVRNEKSIRVLERLGMRREGHLLQNYMSKGKWVDEYQYAVLQSEWLSRHRTNKNLRNGLN, encoded by the coding sequence ATGGAAAAATCAAGCCATGTATATATGGTTACAGATCGTCTCGTTATCAGACAATTTGGCTTGCAAGATACGGAATCTTTTTATAAATACCGAGCGAATCCCGCCGTTGCCCAGTTTCAATCCTGGGAGAATTACACATACGAAGACGCGGAATCATTTGTTAGCAAGCAAATGGATCATACGCCCGGCCAACCAGGTACCTGGTTTCAATTCGCTATTGTCTCAGCTGATTCGGACCAATTGATTGGGGATTGTGCTCTCCATACACTGCTTGATGAACCCAGAATTGTGGAACTCGGTTTCACTCTCGCACCGGATCATCAAGGGAATGGATACATTCACGAGGCCCTTGAGGCCATACTCAATTATATTTTTCGAATGCTGGGGAAGCACAAGGCCATTGCTTTTACGGATGTGCGAAACGAAAAATCCATTCGAGTTCTAGAACGTTTAGGTATGAGGCGCGAAGGACACTTGTTGCAAAATTACATGTCAAAAGGAAAATGGGTGGATGAGTATCAGTATGCCGTTCTCCAGTCGGAGTGGTTGTCCCGACACAGAACTAACAAGAACTTAAGGAACGGATTGAATTAA
- a CDS encoding LysR family transcriptional regulator: MDTRNIMYFMAVFEHLHFTKAAEVLGISQPTLSQQIRLLEADFGIPLFDRIGKKVIVTEAGKLLHQYGMKMLQAEMDAKNAIRELRSEKRGTVRLAVLPSDLDFRLVPLFIEFKTQYPETQLQVFSTIFVRDEVLAHKVDIGIGLCSPLDKRLVQVPLGSEPYYLFVHTASELAKRDEITLEEIKQHSLVMYPKGYLGRDLVDEVCRKQGFELPTVMEVDSASSLLQLVSAGVGVTIQPRDLLKQHLEWSNIVSIPISEPAPIRHLELTYYADRFISKAQQKLSERLINFFQSRTV, encoded by the coding sequence AATTTCTCAGCCTACGTTGAGCCAACAGATTCGCCTGCTTGAAGCAGATTTCGGTATACCGCTCTTCGATCGTATCGGCAAAAAAGTGATAGTGACTGAGGCAGGCAAATTGCTGCATCAATACGGTATGAAGATGCTACAAGCTGAAATGGATGCGAAAAATGCGATTAGAGAACTTAGATCTGAGAAACGGGGTACCGTTCGGCTAGCGGTATTGCCATCAGATCTGGATTTCCGGTTAGTTCCGCTCTTCATCGAATTCAAGACTCAATATCCCGAAACCCAGCTTCAAGTTTTTTCGACGATCTTTGTACGGGATGAAGTGCTTGCTCATAAAGTAGATATAGGGATTGGACTTTGTAGTCCCTTGGATAAAAGACTGGTTCAAGTCCCTCTTGGAAGTGAGCCCTACTACCTGTTTGTCCATACAGCAAGTGAGCTGGCCAAGAGGGATGAGATTACACTGGAAGAAATAAAGCAGCATTCGCTTGTGATGTACCCGAAGGGTTATTTGGGTCGGGATTTGGTGGATGAAGTATGCAGAAAACAAGGTTTTGAATTACCGACTGTAATGGAGGTCGACTCAGCGTCCTCATTGCTGCAATTAGTTTCCGCTGGAGTTGGTGTCACAATACAACCGAGAGACTTGCTGAAACAACATTTGGAATGGTCAAATATCGTATCCATCCCAATCTCAGAGCCTGCGCCCATTCGTCACCTGGAGCTAACGTACTATGCAGACCGATTTATCAGCAAGGCACAACAGAAGTTATCAGAAAGGCTAATTAATTTTTTTCAATCAAGAACAGTCTGA